From the Deinococcus radiophilus genome, one window contains:
- the lspA gene encoding signal peptidase II → MSALVRPPVRRWPLWLMPLLAAALIAADQWLKGWALTNLTYLAPPQPVIPWLLDWQLTFNTGAAWSLFSDSALPLAIGRMLVGIALLVYLVLRPPGRALAVVLTMIASGAIGNAIDGFTQGKVTDMIHMPLLSSITNALNAGDFPIFNLADIYVVLGTLALLALSLLDERHEKRAQAGAAPSHPQN, encoded by the coding sequence ATGTCTGCCCTTGTTCGCCCGCCCGTTCGCCGCTGGCCCCTGTGGCTGATGCCCCTGCTGGCCGCTGCCCTGATTGCTGCTGACCAGTGGCTGAAGGGCTGGGCACTGACCAACCTGACTTATCTGGCACCGCCTCAGCCGGTCATCCCCTGGCTGCTAGACTGGCAACTAACCTTCAATACAGGGGCCGCCTGGAGTCTGTTCTCGGACTCGGCCCTCCCGCTCGCCATCGGGCGAATGTTGGTGGGCATCGCCTTACTGGTCTATCTGGTGCTGCGCCCCCCTGGACGCGCCCTGGCCGTGGTGCTGACCATGATCGCATCAGGGGCCATCGGCAATGCCATTGACGGCTTTACGCAGGGCAAAGTGACTGACATGATTCATATGCCACTGCTGTCCAGCATCACCAATGCGCTGAACGCCGGCGATTTCCCCATTTTCAATCTGGCGGATATCTATGTGGTGCTCGGCACCCTGGCTCTGTTGGCGCTAAGTCTTCTGGACGAGCGGCACGAAAAGCGCGCGCAGGCTGGCGCAGCGCCCTCACACCCGCAGAACTAG
- a CDS encoding S-ribosylhomocysteine lyase, which yields MQPNDVDTQAERSPIKGKVESFDLDHTQVKAPYVRLAGTQTTPGGDTISKYDLRLLQPNQGALPTGALHTLEHLLVTGLRGRLENVVDVSPMGCRTGFYMAVVDRPDPAAIMDVFRGALEDVATYDQVPAQSELECGNARDHDLEGAKRYAAQVLDQGLHVQESVYIQR from the coding sequence ATGCAGCCTAATGACGTTGATACTCAGGCCGAACGTAGTCCCATCAAAGGCAAAGTGGAGTCCTTCGACTTGGACCACACTCAGGTCAAAGCGCCCTATGTGCGCCTGGCTGGAACTCAGACTACGCCGGGTGGAGACACCATCAGCAAGTATGATTTGCGGCTGCTCCAGCCTAACCAAGGCGCGCTGCCTACGGGTGCGCTGCACACTCTGGAACACCTGCTGGTCACTGGACTGCGCGGACGCCTGGAGAACGTAGTAGATGTCTCTCCGATGGGCTGCCGCACCGGCTTTTATATGGCTGTGGTGGACCGTCCTGACCCGGCCGCGATCATGGACGTTTTCCGTGGGGCGCTGGAGGATGTCGCGACTTATGACCAGGTGCCTGCCCAGTCTGAGCTGGAGTGCGGCAATGCCAGGGACCACGACCTCGAAGGGGCCAAGCGTTACGCAGCCCAGGTTCTGGACCAGGGTCTGCACGTTCAAGAATCGGTCTACATTCAGCGCTGA
- the thrB gene encoding homoserine kinase, translating into MSAQPDPPSLPSAPPTSPDLLSDSAAAILVRVPASSANLEPGFDALGLSLPLYTTVQVRPAHALQIIPLGEILAGTPADESNYVYASMQALAAEVNQPLPPMRVEIRSDVPLARGLGSSAAALLAGLLAANTVLGEPLDRTEMLHLASRLEGHPDNVAPALLGGIVVGTFDGQQAHVLRIEPPAHLGVTLLIPDFELSTAEARRVMPGHYSQADAVFALSHAALTTAALMSGQLDLLAHAMQDRLHQPYRAPLVPGLKQILTEAPEHGALGVALSGAGPTVLCFHNRTQPTAPLHTFLRGVMAGQGVGGQVVALPVDLEGAQVSQVAAPS; encoded by the coding sequence ATGTCCGCCCAGCCAGACCCGCCTTCCCTGCCTTCCGCGCCCCCTACCAGCCCTGACCTTCTTTCCGATTCGGCCGCGGCCATTCTGGTCCGGGTGCCCGCCTCCAGCGCCAATCTGGAGCCTGGCTTCGACGCGCTGGGCCTCAGCTTGCCGCTGTATACCACGGTGCAGGTCCGTCCAGCGCATGCACTACAGATCATCCCACTGGGAGAGATTCTGGCCGGCACCCCTGCCGATGAGAGCAACTATGTCTATGCCTCTATGCAAGCACTGGCCGCCGAGGTGAATCAGCCCTTGCCGCCTATGCGCGTAGAGATTCGCAGTGATGTGCCCCTGGCACGGGGCTTGGGGAGCAGCGCGGCAGCCCTACTTGCCGGCCTGCTGGCCGCCAATACTGTCTTGGGCGAACCGCTGGACCGAACCGAGATGCTGCACCTGGCCAGCCGCCTGGAGGGCCACCCGGACAACGTGGCCCCGGCACTGCTGGGGGGCATCGTGGTGGGCACGTTTGACGGCCAGCAGGCGCATGTGCTGCGGATTGAGCCACCAGCCCATCTGGGCGTGACCCTGCTGATTCCCGATTTTGAACTAAGCACGGCTGAGGCCCGCCGGGTCATGCCTGGCCACTACTCTCAGGCTGACGCCGTGTTTGCACTGTCACATGCCGCTCTGACCACAGCGGCCCTGATGTCTGGGCAACTGGATCTGCTGGCCCACGCCATGCAGGACCGGCTGCATCAGCCCTACCGCGCTCCCCTGGTGCCAGGCCTGAAGCAGATTCTGACCGAAGCGCCGGAACATGGAGCGTTGGGGGTGGCTCTCAGTGGTGCCGGCCCAACCGTGCTGTGTTTTCATAACCGGACCCAACCCACTGCGCCGCTGCACACTTTTTTACGCGGAGTCATGGCAGGGCAGGGGGTTGGCGGTCAGGTCGTGGCTCTGCCCGTGGACCTGGAGGGCGCACAGGTAAGTCAGGTGGCTGCCCCCTCCTGA
- a CDS encoding cytochrome b — protein sequence MNQWLDERLHITRLNDKFLRKAFPVHHTFFIGEITLFSLIILILTGIILALSFEPSNSMVVNSFDPGTADSPNLVPAAYHSALKINAMPFGDMFRRIHHWSANVMVAAAVLHMMRIYFTGAYKKPREINWWIGMLLLIFSALTAVTGYALPYDNYAYNTLKVIYAITASVPWVGPWLAEFAFAGRFPGEGIIPRFYGYHIMLLPGILLALTAAHMLIMIKQKHTQPQYAKRVAYKKIVGVPLITQQTPIMIMLALLFAAIVILFSAFVPVHAVEHYGPPSSTPIEGIKPDWYLLWVFGLLAIIPNTLSFDLLGGHFSAEFIGALVLPMLVIGLMFAVPMLDRAKDNMYYAENPTNHPHRLAAGIAFFALMIVWSVAGYKGELVANGYLPTTSANAILWGLSFLIPAIVYGLTLAYVSFLRRLRAADEREQQRAVMYGHDD from the coding sequence ATGAACCAGTGGTTAGACGAGCGTCTACACATTACCCGCCTGAACGATAAGTTCCTGCGCAAAGCTTTTCCGGTTCATCACACCTTTTTTATCGGTGAAATCACCCTCTTTAGCTTGATCATCCTGATCTTGACCGGGATTATTCTGGCGCTGTCGTTCGAGCCGAGCAACTCCATGGTGGTCAACTCATTTGACCCCGGCACTGCGGATAGCCCCAACTTGGTTCCCGCAGCCTATCACTCCGCGCTGAAGATCAACGCCATGCCATTTGGTGATATGTTCCGCCGTATTCATCACTGGTCCGCCAACGTGATGGTGGCAGCGGCGGTGCTGCACATGATGCGGATCTACTTCACGGGCGCTTACAAAAAGCCGCGTGAAATCAACTGGTGGATCGGTATGTTGCTGCTGATCTTCAGCGCTTTGACCGCTGTAACCGGTTACGCCCTGCCCTACGACAACTACGCTTACAACACCCTGAAGGTGATCTACGCCATCACGGCGTCAGTACCCTGGGTCGGTCCCTGGCTGGCTGAATTCGCCTTTGCTGGCCGTTTCCCTGGTGAAGGCATCATTCCCCGTTTTTACGGTTATCACATCATGCTGCTGCCGGGTATCCTGCTGGCGCTCACTGCAGCGCACATGCTGATCATGATCAAGCAGAAGCATACCCAGCCGCAGTACGCCAAACGTGTGGCCTACAAGAAAATCGTCGGTGTGCCGCTGATTACCCAGCAGACTCCGATCATGATCATGCTGGCCCTGCTCTTTGCCGCCATCGTGATTCTGTTCAGCGCTTTTGTTCCAGTGCACGCAGTAGAACATTACGGCCCGCCCAGCTCCACTCCTATTGAGGGCATCAAGCCTGATTGGTATCTGCTGTGGGTCTTCGGTCTATTGGCGATCATTCCCAATACGCTTAGCTTCGACCTGTTGGGGGGGCACTTCAGCGCCGAGTTCATTGGTGCACTGGTACTCCCCATGCTGGTGATTGGTCTGATGTTCGCCGTCCCCATGTTGGACCGCGCCAAGGACAATATGTACTACGCCGAGAACCCCACCAATCACCCCCACCGCTTGGCTGCTGGTATTGCGTTCTTCGCGCTGATGATCGTCTGGTCGGTGGCAGGCTATAAGGGTGAGCTGGTGGCCAATGGCTATCTGCCGACAACCTCTGCCAACGCAATTCTCTGGGGCCTGAGCTTCTTGATCCCGGCGATCGTTTATGGTCTGACCCTGGCCTACGTGTCCTTCTTGCGCCGCCTGCGGGCCGCCGACGAGCGTGAGCAGCAGCGTGCAGTGATGTACGGTCACGACGACTAA
- a CDS encoding DUF418 domain-containing protein, translating to MPRPVSLPAAALPTPQRLAILDVLRGAALTGIPVLNAPAILHLNFEPGEQTVSTQVQFWSDLLFRGHFFPLFALLFGAGFGIMMERAQQRGESGLAMFLRRLALLFGLGLLHSLLQSGEVLRFYALFGLLLIPCSYLPVPLIGLGAAVMTVLALWTSPILLTPAMFLLGLALQRLRAFEQPQRVRPVLRLCWRVLPRC from the coding sequence ATGCCTCGCCCTGTTTCTCTGCCTGCCGCAGCGCTGCCCACGCCTCAACGTCTCGCCATCCTTGACGTACTGCGTGGCGCGGCACTGACTGGTATTCCGGTGCTCAACGCTCCGGCCATCCTGCACCTCAACTTCGAACCCGGCGAGCAGACGGTCAGCACTCAAGTGCAGTTCTGGAGCGACCTGCTGTTCAGGGGCCATTTTTTCCCGCTGTTCGCCCTGCTGTTCGGCGCAGGCTTCGGGATCATGATGGAACGGGCGCAGCAACGCGGTGAATCAGGACTCGCCATGTTTTTACGGCGGCTGGCGCTACTGTTCGGGCTGGGGCTGCTCCACAGCTTGTTGCAGTCGGGGGAGGTCCTGCGTTTTTACGCCCTGTTCGGCCTGCTGCTGATTCCATGTTCTTATCTGCCTGTGCCGTTGATTGGGCTGGGCGCGGCCGTCATGACGGTGCTGGCCCTGTGGACCTCGCCCATTTTGCTGACTCCGGCCATGTTTCTGTTGGGTCTGGCGTTGCAGCGCCTGCGGGCCTTCGAACAGCCCCAGCGGGTGCGCCCGGTCCTGCGCCTGTGCTGGCGGGTCTTACCGCGCTGCTGA
- a CDS encoding glycosyltransferase: MKLPRRRRLGSSLAQGLLTGMALGYTAYRAATLVVNARTFPRLDRKHAAVSPRPKVSLLTPARDEAHNVPKLLGGLLRQGADEVILLDDHSSDGTGDIARELCQGVPGARVVSGTPLPEGWAGKNWACHQLSQAASGDVLIFVDADVEWKNGALDALLAELERSEADLLSCWPRQNVGSAQERLITPLIDLYLLSLLPYPAMQLPLVATATAVGQVMVFRRAAYDAVGGHTLVQGDVLEDVLFAKRLKARGYRVMGVLGGGRVGVRMYNDYASSVNGYAKSWLPVHGNSRLALATALAGQLCVYTLPWLLDFPGARLLRATSLLERAAIAWVAGRREPADLAEGLIGPIQPLLMLPIYRKAIRKQVQWKGRVYQQ; this comes from the coding sequence ATGAAGCTGCCTAGACGCCGCCGCCTAGGTTCTTCACTGGCCCAGGGACTGCTGACGGGTATGGCCCTGGGGTACACCGCTTACCGCGCGGCGACCCTGGTGGTCAACGCCCGCACCTTTCCCCGGCTGGACCGCAAGCACGCGGCAGTCAGCCCGCGCCCTAAGGTGTCCCTTCTGACCCCGGCCCGTGATGAGGCCCACAACGTGCCGAAATTGCTCGGCGGCCTACTGCGCCAAGGAGCCGACGAAGTGATTCTGTTGGATGACCACAGCAGCGACGGCACCGGCGATATTGCGCGGGAGCTGTGTCAGGGCGTTCCTGGGGCCCGGGTGGTGAGCGGCACCCCACTCCCTGAGGGCTGGGCCGGGAAAAACTGGGCGTGTCACCAGCTGTCTCAGGCAGCCAGCGGCGACGTGCTGATCTTCGTGGACGCCGATGTGGAATGGAAGAATGGCGCCCTGGACGCTCTGCTGGCCGAGCTGGAACGTTCAGAGGCTGACCTGCTGAGCTGCTGGCCGCGCCAGAACGTGGGCAGCGCACAGGAGCGACTCATTACACCGCTGATTGACCTATACCTGCTGTCGCTGCTCCCCTATCCCGCCATGCAATTGCCGTTGGTCGCTACAGCAACCGCAGTAGGACAGGTGATGGTCTTCCGCCGGGCCGCCTACGACGCCGTGGGCGGACATACGCTGGTGCAAGGAGACGTCCTGGAAGACGTCCTGTTCGCCAAGCGGCTCAAGGCCCGTGGCTACCGGGTCATGGGTGTGCTGGGCGGCGGACGTGTTGGCGTCAGGATGTACAACGACTACGCCTCTTCGGTCAATGGCTATGCCAAAAGCTGGCTGCCTGTGCACGGCAACTCACGCCTGGCGCTGGCCACAGCCCTGGCCGGCCAGCTCTGCGTGTATACCCTCCCCTGGCTGCTGGACTTTCCAGGGGCGCGCCTGCTGAGGGCCACCTCGCTGCTCGAGCGCGCCGCCATTGCCTGGGTGGCTGGCCGGCGTGAGCCTGCCGACCTGGCCGAAGGGCTGATCGGCCCCATTCAGCCGCTGCTGATGTTGCCGATCTACCGCAAGGCCATCCGCAAGCAGGTCCAGTGGAAAGGCCGCGTGTACCAGCAGTAG
- a CDS encoding ubiquinol-cytochrome c reductase iron-sulfur subunit yields MTRYKIKDPELTRRRFINMAMGATATVGTVSLLGTLGGAHPVFRLTEDKKPPMEGDILVHADPAKEGTPITMAELSETQVTAWPMGTDADGNQIIRKGEPNNLLALYRYPAGTLSGEAVIEATIDGEVVAYSDICTHAGCPVPDAKDGTGMFCPCHSGQYSPTEGGIVAGGPPPHKLAQLPIVAEGDSIKVSGFFLTHPYPYTDDATWEATKQAAEEA; encoded by the coding sequence ATGACCAGATACAAGATCAAAGATCCTGAATTGACCCGCCGCCGGTTTATCAATATGGCGATGGGTGCGACGGCGACTGTTGGTACCGTGAGCTTGCTCGGCACTTTGGGCGGCGCACACCCCGTATTTCGCCTGACCGAAGACAAGAAGCCGCCCATGGAAGGTGACATCCTGGTCCACGCTGATCCTGCCAAGGAAGGCACACCGATCACCATGGCAGAGCTGAGTGAAACCCAGGTCACGGCCTGGCCGATGGGGACTGACGCCGACGGTAACCAAATCATCCGTAAGGGTGAGCCGAACAACTTGCTGGCGCTCTACCGCTACCCTGCCGGGACCCTGAGCGGCGAAGCGGTGATTGAGGCAACCATTGACGGTGAAGTCGTGGCCTACAGCGATATCTGTACCCACGCTGGCTGTCCAGTGCCCGATGCTAAGGACGGTACCGGCATGTTCTGCCCCTGTCATTCTGGACAGTACTCTCCGACAGAAGGAGGCATTGTGGCGGGTGGTCCACCCCCACATAAACTGGCTCAGCTGCCGATTGTTGCTGAGGGAGACAGCATCAAGGTGTCGGGGTTCTTCCTAACCCATCCCTATCCCTATACCGATGATGCGACTTGGGAAGCCACCAAGCAAGCTGCCGAGGAGGCCTGA
- a CDS encoding c-type cytochrome, translating into MERNDAVMPLVAIFFAALFGVITLFLFNTATAPEPVVVDPAVMASIETEWPEIGPTLYEANCAGCHGAEGEGGAGPALAGNTNITEDPAYAYNIIHKGQGGMPAFEGVLEENEIYAVANFVLHNWGNDIAEPLSPAMIAEGAGEIDPEVLKNRGRMVPDHIALPEIFFLSFAMLLLAYGFIGLYSYWAEGSELKPGIHKVRATPVATMMMVLTLASTLLFSVLFARQMMADYAAWNAGVTPNVSREGLWAGLLVLSLAIAVGLYKKYFMDGEVLVEDASGEFPW; encoded by the coding sequence GTGGAGAGAAATGACGCTGTAATGCCCTTGGTCGCAATCTTTTTTGCGGCACTCTTTGGGGTCATCACACTCTTTTTATTTAATACTGCGACAGCCCCTGAGCCTGTCGTGGTTGACCCTGCCGTCATGGCAAGTATCGAGACCGAGTGGCCTGAAATCGGCCCGACGCTGTACGAGGCCAACTGTGCAGGTTGTCACGGCGCAGAAGGTGAAGGCGGCGCGGGTCCGGCGCTGGCAGGTAACACCAACATCACGGAGGATCCAGCCTATGCCTACAACATCATTCATAAGGGCCAGGGCGGCATGCCTGCCTTTGAAGGTGTGTTGGAGGAAAACGAGATCTATGCAGTGGCCAACTTCGTCCTCCATAACTGGGGCAACGACATCGCCGAGCCTCTTAGCCCAGCGATGATTGCTGAAGGCGCAGGCGAGATTGATCCCGAAGTGCTGAAGAACCGTGGCCGTATGGTCCCGGATCACATTGCACTGCCGGAAATCTTTTTCCTGTCCTTCGCCATGCTGTTGCTGGCTTACGGCTTTATCGGGCTTTACTCCTATTGGGCTGAAGGCTCGGAGCTGAAACCCGGCATCCACAAAGTCCGGGCTACGCCAGTCGCCACGATGATGATGGTGCTGACCCTTGCCTCTACGCTGCTGTTCAGTGTGCTGTTTGCCCGTCAGATGATGGCCGATTACGCTGCCTGGAACGCTGGTGTGACTCCCAACGTGAGCCGTGAAGGGCTGTGGGCCGGTCTGCTGGTGCTGAGCTTGGCGATTGCGGTAGGCCTCTACAAGAAGTACTTCATGGACGGCGAAGTGCTGGTCGAAGATGCCAGCGGAGAATTTCCTTGGTAA
- a CDS encoding response regulator transcription factor has product MIRVLLVDDHALFRQGLRSLLESEGMRVIGEAANGREALRFAADTHPDVILMDIQMPELDGVKATQNILEIDPSAKVIMITMYRQDRYVFEAVKAGARGYVLKDADSATLLDAIRRVAAGEALLNPDMAQNVLDDFRDKREELPQEKHNDLNERETMILKLLAQGFSNQDIALRLDISEKTVRNRLSEIFTKLQLNNRTQAALYAIREGIAPLE; this is encoded by the coding sequence ATGATTCGTGTTCTGCTAGTGGACGACCATGCCCTTTTTCGCCAGGGCCTACGTAGCCTGCTCGAAAGTGAAGGTATGCGGGTCATCGGCGAAGCTGCCAACGGGCGTGAGGCGCTACGTTTCGCGGCAGACACCCACCCCGATGTCATCCTGATGGATATTCAGATGCCTGAGCTGGATGGGGTCAAAGCCACGCAGAACATCCTCGAAATTGATCCCTCGGCCAAGGTCATCATGATTACCATGTACCGCCAGGACCGCTACGTCTTTGAGGCGGTCAAGGCCGGAGCACGCGGTTACGTTCTCAAAGACGCTGACAGCGCCACCTTGCTGGACGCCATTCGGCGAGTCGCGGCGGGTGAGGCGTTGCTGAACCCAGACATGGCCCAGAATGTGCTGGACGACTTCCGGGACAAGCGCGAAGAACTGCCTCAGGAAAAGCACAACGACCTTAATGAGCGCGAAACGATGATCCTCAAGCTGTTGGCCCAGGGCTTCTCTAACCAGGACATTGCCCTACGCCTGGACATCTCCGAGAAGACGGTTCGCAACCGCCTGAGCGAGATTTTTACCAAGTTGCAGCTGAACAACCGCACCCAGGCGGCCCTCTACGCTATTCGGGAAGGCATCGCTCCCCTTGAGTAG
- a CDS encoding PaaI family thioesterase, translating into MTLHPDIDLPTPEEFEQLSPEQLAARMNGSESQGLSGTLGQKLGLRLLSVTKDKLVARMPVEGNRQPAGRLHGGASLALAEELASVGSWINLDVTREVAVGVDLSGTHVRGVTGGYVMATATLAYRGRSVMVWEIEVQDERGKTTTLARCTCNVVRL; encoded by the coding sequence ATGACCCTTCACCCTGATATTGACCTGCCCACTCCCGAAGAATTTGAGCAGCTCTCGCCAGAGCAGCTGGCTGCGCGGATGAACGGCTCCGAAAGTCAGGGATTGAGCGGCACACTAGGCCAGAAATTGGGCCTCAGGCTGCTGAGCGTGACCAAGGACAAGCTGGTGGCCCGGATGCCGGTAGAGGGAAACCGTCAACCGGCTGGGCGGCTGCACGGCGGCGCCAGTCTGGCCCTGGCCGAAGAACTGGCCTCGGTGGGCAGCTGGATCAACCTGGACGTGACCCGTGAAGTGGCGGTGGGCGTGGACCTGAGTGGCACCCATGTGCGCGGCGTCACAGGCGGATATGTCATGGCCACCGCCACGCTGGCCTACCGGGGCCGCTCGGTGATGGTCTGGGAAATTGAGGTACAGGACGAGCGGGGCAAGACCACCACCCTGGCCCGCTGCACCTGCAACGTGGTGCGGCTGTAA
- a CDS encoding GlsB/YeaQ/YmgE family stress response membrane protein, whose product MSWIIVILVGALAGWLASMIMKTDAQQGAIANILIGIVGAMLANWIFGDMLGIGSAEAAGGGFNIMSILWAVLGSVILIAILKALNVLR is encoded by the coding sequence ATGTCCTGGATTATTGTAATTCTCGTTGGTGCCCTGGCCGGTTGGCTGGCCAGCATGATCATGAAGACCGACGCTCAGCAAGGCGCTATCGCTAACATTCTCATCGGTATCGTGGGGGCCATGCTGGCCAACTGGATCTTCGGTGACATGCTGGGCATCGGAAGCGCTGAGGCCGCTGGTGGTGGCTTTAACATCATGAGCATCCTGTGGGCCGTTCTGGGTAGCGTCATCCTGATCGCCATCCTCAAAGCACTGAACGTCCTGCGCTAA
- a CDS encoding RtcB family protein — MNKKHLLKLGFGGEVVELAHQAARIRAQSGLDHTEVLDELQKVQAAPQNYLGGGVYAELAAAVQAQRQGRASAELRPSPLPYGIWGAELIEAGALGQMDVAMRLPITRAGALMPDAHIGYGLPIGGVLATENAVIPYGVGVDIGCSMMLSVLPVDPQQLSSDEARKLLLRHTRFGAGVGFQKNQRLDHPVMDERTWQDQGLLRSLQGKAAEQLGTSGSGNHFVEFGTLKVDSADLGLEPGEYLAILSHSGSRGLGAQVAGHFTKVAESQLSELDPAARRLAWLGLDTDAGQAYWRAMNLAGRYALANHDQIHARLSGALNAEPLVQVSNSHNLAWKQDVGGQERIVHRKGATPAEAGRLGLIPGSMADPSFVVRGLGNPDALSSSSHGAGRQLGRKAAERSLSRDDLRRTLHERGVTLIGGGLDEAPQAYKRIEDVLARQRDLVDVVAEFTPRVVRMDTGKQDI; from the coding sequence ATGAACAAAAAACACCTTCTTAAATTGGGCTTCGGCGGCGAAGTCGTGGAATTGGCGCATCAGGCCGCCCGCATCCGCGCCCAGTCCGGACTGGACCACACCGAAGTGCTGGACGAACTGCAGAAGGTCCAGGCGGCGCCCCAGAACTATCTGGGTGGCGGCGTCTATGCTGAGCTGGCCGCTGCCGTGCAAGCCCAGCGACAAGGCCGGGCCTCCGCAGAACTGCGTCCCTCTCCCCTGCCCTACGGCATCTGGGGCGCCGAACTGATTGAAGCGGGGGCCTTAGGGCAGATGGATGTCGCTATGCGCCTGCCGATCACGCGGGCCGGGGCGCTGATGCCCGACGCCCACATCGGTTACGGGCTCCCTATCGGCGGGGTGCTGGCCACCGAGAATGCCGTCATTCCCTACGGCGTGGGGGTGGACATCGGCTGCTCCATGATGCTGAGCGTCTTGCCGGTTGACCCACAGCAGCTCAGCAGTGACGAGGCCCGCAAGCTGCTGCTGAGGCACACCCGCTTCGGGGCTGGAGTGGGGTTCCAGAAGAATCAGCGCCTGGATCATCCGGTGATGGATGAACGCACCTGGCAGGATCAGGGCCTGCTGCGCTCTCTTCAGGGCAAGGCTGCCGAGCAACTCGGCACGTCGGGCAGCGGCAATCACTTTGTAGAGTTCGGAACCCTGAAAGTAGACAGCGCGGACCTGGGCCTGGAACCGGGCGAATACCTGGCCATCCTGAGCCACTCCGGGTCGCGCGGCCTGGGGGCACAGGTGGCTGGACACTTTACCAAGGTGGCCGAATCCCAGCTGAGCGAACTGGACCCTGCCGCCCGCCGGCTGGCCTGGCTGGGGCTGGACACCGACGCTGGGCAGGCCTACTGGCGGGCCATGAACCTGGCCGGGCGCTACGCGCTGGCCAACCACGACCAGATCCATGCGAGGCTGAGCGGAGCGCTGAACGCGGAGCCACTGGTGCAGGTCAGCAACAGCCACAATCTCGCCTGGAAACAGGACGTGGGCGGCCAGGAACGAATCGTTCACCGCAAGGGCGCGACCCCCGCCGAGGCGGGCCGCCTGGGCCTGATTCCCGGCAGCATGGCCGATCCCAGTTTTGTGGTGCGCGGACTGGGCAACCCAGACGCCCTGAGCAGCTCCAGCCACGGCGCGGGCCGTCAACTGGGCCGCAAGGCCGCCGAGCGCAGCCTCTCGCGCGATGATCTGCGCCGCACCTTGCACGAACGCGGCGTGACCCTGATCGGCGGCGGGCTAGACGAAGCCCCGCAGGCCTACAAGCGCATTGAGGACGTGCTGGCCCGCCAGCGTGATCTGGTGGATGTGGTCGCCGAATTCACCCCCCGGGTGGTGCGGATGGATACCGGCAAGCAGGACATTTGA
- a CDS encoding DUF418 domain-containing protein, whose protein sequence is MLAGLTALLTVWSQRSEARLLEVAGYDLDLTTLSALVGAAAITSGLWFWAARPGALAAPLRPLALLGRMSLSNYILQTLVFTVLGWAGWAGGPYWLVIPACLLAYAANLTLSAWWLPRYRIGPLEWLWRWGSTLKRPALARA, encoded by the coding sequence GTGCTGGCGGGTCTTACCGCGCTGCTGACGGTCTGGAGCCAGCGCAGTGAGGCGCGTCTCTTGGAAGTGGCCGGGTACGACCTGGACCTGACCACCCTGAGCGCCCTGGTCGGAGCCGCGGCCATCACCAGTGGCCTGTGGTTCTGGGCAGCGCGTCCAGGAGCGCTGGCTGCCCCGCTGCGCCCATTGGCCTTATTGGGCCGCATGAGCCTAAGCAACTACATCCTTCAGACCCTGGTCTTTACAGTGCTGGGATGGGCGGGGTGGGCAGGGGGGCCTTACTGGCTGGTTATCCCGGCCTGTCTGCTGGCCTACGCCGCCAACCTGACCCTGAGCGCGTGGTGGCTGCCGCGCTACCGCATAGGCCCGCTGGAATGGCTGTGGCGCTGGGGCAGCACGCTGAAACGCCCGGCGCTGGCCCGCGCCTGA